The segment ACATGTTGGAAGAGTTCTCTCAGCGCCTCTTCTGTGTGCTGCTGGGTCTCCTCCTGCTGAGAATAGGAATCTACCCTGTTCTGTTTCTGAGGTCTTGCCCGTTGGAAGGACATGGCATGGCATGAGGTTGTCAGATCAAGATCATCCTAAAGAAAAATGGATAAGAAAGTGAGTTAATACTTCCTACTGATTTTGTTTTGGGTTCCCACAATAACTGATCAAAAGAAGAGTGGGAATGTCACATACTACTACCTCCAGGAACAATGAAAATGCTAATTACCAGACGAACAAAAATCTATTAATAAGGGTTCTGAATGGCCCACTTCCATAATCTGCCCAGAAAAATCAACATGCAGTTAGAATATTACCAAGCCAGgtagtggtgatgcacacctttaatcccagaactccagaagcagaggcaaacagatctctgcgggttcaaagccagcttggtctacagagctagtccaagggcagccagagctacaaagtgataccttgtctcaaaacaccaaagaaTATTGCCATAGACAACTGTAGGTGTTTGATTTCTATttcaaaacactttttttttccttttctttttttcggaaccgaacccagggccttgcgcttgctaggcaagcgctctaccactgagctaaatccccaacccctcaaaacaCTTAATTCCAAGTAATACTTGTTGCTATTCAATAAAGTAAGCTCTAAAGTATTAGTCCCAGCAGATAGAatagtaacaacaaaacaaacataaacaagaaCCTGAGGTAAAATTCAGCTTCATCCAGAAATTGAAGTGATAAACCAACCCTAGAGCCCACAGCTGCTGGGCTTGGCTGAAATTTTTTTCAACACGAACTACATGGCAGTAGGAAGGAATAAAAGCAACAGCTCTCCAAAACCCACACCTAGTTAAACTAGGTTTAAAATGCAGTTTCTCACTTAGTCACGCCTAATATCCActgaatgagagaaaaaaaacgAACAGGAGTAGAAAAGACAATAATATAAGATGGCAGCCTCCAAGTCTGTCACTCTGGCTAAATCCAAGCCAGCCTTTCGCAGCGTCTCACTGCGACAATACTCTGCTGTAGTTTGTCTACTAACAGGTGTCACACATTTCTCTGTCTGAGCTCGTTTGCTCTCAGATGGTGCTGGTTAGCTTTTATTGACAACGTGACACAGACACCTGTCACTTGGGGAGAGGGAAGCCCCACTGAAGGACtgcctagatcagattggcctgtggccatATCTGTTTGAGATCAGAGTGTCCTGACTGTtaactgatgggggagggcctcgcccactgtgggtggcaccatctctAGGCAGGTGAGCCTAGACTAGTAAGAAAGCTAGCTACACATAAGCCAGGGAGCAagccattcattcatccatttccACCTCAGGTTTCTGTTTAAGTTACTGCCCGACTTCCCTCGACGGTGAATTGTGACCTACAAGTATAAGACGAAGTAAACCCTTTCCcatcccaagttgcttttggtcacagtttATTACACCAACAGAAAGCAAAGTAGAATACAACTCTCTCTACACGTGCACACATAAGTGAGTGTGGTACCCAtgagggccagaagaggatgccagTCTCACAACATGCATGCTAAGGACCAAACTACAGtcttctacaagaacagcaagtgtgcTCAACAACTGAGCCACCACTCCAGCCCATGGGCTCAAATCTTTTAACTATTTGACAGTTTAACCACACCAATAAACTTGAATAAAAATTAGTTCTCTGAAACTGGGTGTGGGTGGATATCTGGCCTCTGCTGGGACTTGTACTCACACGCACATGCCCATACTCACGTGTATACACTTaagtaaaattaaacattttgGGGAGTAGGGTTtgggacaaggtttctttgtgtagcacatggtggctcacatagCTACTTTAACTCCAATTCTAGAGGATCCAACGCCACCGTTTGAGCTCCATAGGCTAATGCACACAAGTGATAAACTTACATACACTCggtcacatacacataaaataaatattttaattaaaaaatttaaaaaagggggttggggggctggggatttagctcagtggtagagcgcttacctaggaagcgcaaggccctgggttcggtccccagctccaaaaaaaaaaaaaaaaaaaaaaaaaaagaaccaaaaaagggggttggggatttagcccagtggtatagcgcttgcctagaaagcgcaaggccctgggttcggtcctcagctccgaaaaaaaaaaagaaagaaaaaaaattttaaaaaaggatgaaTTACATAAGACTGAACTTTTGTTACTATAATTAATGGTATATAAATGTTACTTAGATCATAGGCCAATAAAATACATACAGATTTTATGAACAACTTTAACTTATGATCTATGCCATGACACGCATGTAGAGGAGTCCCGAAACCAAGTGAGCATATAGGACATAGGACATTTTTATTTCAACAACTCCCATCTCAGTCTTGGTCCTGCTAACACAAATGACTAGACAACAGTAAAAGCACTGGCTGAAGGATGCTGTTATACTTCACTTAAAACTTAATTCTAGTCTTAATTCTTCCCTTGTTTAGACACCAGTTTCCTGTTCTTACCTTTGACACTTGAGTTCTGGAGCCCAAATAGTACAATCTGGCACATTCCCGAATATAAGCAGGGGCCTGGCAGGACATAAAGGAAAccagggctcagtgggtaatagGACCTAAAAATCTTTAGGCCACAGAAAGAGAACCATAACATTATCTAATGGGTGGATTACTCTAAAATGCCAAACACTTTCCAAAATACCACATTGACCAAATAGACACCTCCACAGATCTGATGGGAACTGTAGGAAGGCACCACAGATTTGATGGGAACTGTAGGAAGGCACCGCTGCAGCTGttgctcttttaaaaacaaagttagCATGTGGTACTCACGAGCCAAAATAAAAATCTGGACAGTTCCCagcgtctctctctgcctcctgaactctcagctcttcccgCTGCCATGCCTCTGCTCTAGCATCATGGGCTCTAACTGTCTAAAACTGAAAGCCTAAATTAAAAaccttcttttataagttgccttggttagcCATGTTGGGTAGTatctacctttaatcccagtacttggtaggcagaggcaggtggatctctgtgagttcaaggctagcctggtctacatagtgtgttCTACAAGAGCCAGGGCTTATTAGAGAGATACTGTCTcgaacaaacaaacgaacaaacaaacaagtgaaacaaagcaaaaaaataaaaaagttgccttggccattGTGTCctgtcacagtaataaaacacTAACTAAACACATGAAAAAATGTTCCACATCACTCATCTCTACGGACATCAGAACTATAATGAGACCCATTCTGCCCCTTAGGCTGACAATGATCAGAAAATAACTATCAGACAGAAGCGGGTGCTGGTAAGGACTTGGACCCCACTCTACTATTAGGAGATATGGAGAACAGTACAGGTAGTGCAGACATCAGTGTGGCAGTttctcaaaaacattaaaaagtaagGAATGTCACACATCCATGTTCACAACAGCATTACAACAGCTTAACCATAGACGCAGTCTGAACGTTTATTCACATATGAATAGATTAGCAGTATGTGgagtgcacacacagaaatactaTGCAGCCTTCAGAAAGGAAATGCTTCCACACACTATTCTGTGGATAAATTTGAAGGCATTATGCTGAGTAAGCAAGTCAgtcataaaaagacaaaaaagaaaaatcctaaaACTTTAGAAACAGATCTACCGTAACAGAGAGACTCATTCTATTTCTATGTCTAGCCCTCCCCACTGTCCATTCTGCCTTACAATCCTAGACAGAGCCTCTcctccagggtcctgccctgCCCCATCTTCCTTGTCCTACCACCCACCAAATGCCATCCCTCACCTACCTTAAAGAGTTTCTGAGAGTGTTTGATCATAAAAGCCATCCCCGTGTTTAACTTCGTGATATTCTCCTGAAGGTCATTTGCAGTGACCTAGTCAGTGGAAAGAGAACCAAGAGGGCACTAAGAGCCGGGCAGTGCTCACCAGGGCATGTTGCTGAAAGGACAAGGAAATCCTTGAGCTTCCTTCACTTTCTACTTCTGCTCATAGACACCTAAGCAGAAAACCTAAGCCGAGGATTCAAACACAGATGCAGAAAGGCAGTCTGCACCAGATGTCAAGGACACTGCTCTGTGGAGAATGGGAGTTCATCCAAAGAGCTGCCCATAAACACTACTAGAGCCGCCATCTTTCCACAACACAGTCGAACTGCAATGATCCCTCCtcttgtttctcttcctcctttatgAAAGAGCACTCACTGTATGGGAATAAGACTGTTAGCACAGGTTAGACTGCTCTGTTGGCATACAATATTATCCCACAAGATCACACTGCTCTATTCTGAACCTTTAGAAATGAATTTATATTAATCCTTCAATCATTAAAAATCAATTTGATTTCTAAGGAGCATGCTTATTAAGACTGGAGTCACCTTATCTAGCCAAAATGAATATCTAGCCTCTTTAGCAGCTACAGTGACAATGTCCAGAAAGTGTCCATGAAGATTATTCGAGCCTGACCTATCAGAGAGGTCTCAGGAGGAGCCAGGCCCCTCAGCTTTGATAACTCCTAAACCCCTAACCTCATAAAGTGGAGGCTGGACCGTGGATCCTGGAAAACCCCACCAGCGTGCACCCGCAGGAGGAGCCCAGCCTGAGAAAATCAAGCCCTGAAGATCTTTCCCTCAGTACATACTAACATTTTTGGGCCACAGGACATGGGGCGCAAACATAAGAGCAAGGTTATGGGCAGACATCTTATTCTTGTCTTGCTTCTTCGCTGTTTGATACAGGAGATCAAGCAGTAACTTTAGCAAGTTCCGATTGGCTGGAGGGAGGATTAGGAAGAGCAGCTGCAGGGCCTCAATCTGCCGCTCCTTGTCTGGTATGTTAGTCTTATTTCCTTTATCATCAAACTGCATCagatcttgaaaacaaaacaaaatattattggaaaggaagaaacaaaccagccaaaaacaaaaaaacaaaacaaaaaaacaaaaacaaccaatgttattttgattattattttcctCTCACTCCcactaaagaaagagaagaaataaaaagaaaaatcaatcatATAGGAAATTAAAAACTGTTAATATTTTAGGAAGGTCCTAGATTCAAATACCAAcactataaaaaataataaaataaaataggcgATTGCAAGGTACTTCCTGTGTGACTACGAATGTTAGCAGGAAAAGCATGAGCCCCAGCACcataacaaagaaaaagcaaaacataagGAACAATGTCAATATAATTCAACAACTAAAGACAACCCAATTTTAAATGTGGGAAAGCTTTAAGTAGAAGGCTAGGTGTGGTGACGCACACCCATGTGCCTGgtactgaggaggaggagaggcagccTGAGTCACctcatctcaaaagaaaagaaaaaaggcaaacaAACTAAACAGACATCCTTCAGAGACAGTAACATACACGGGCCAGGCAGAGACACGCACCTATGGTTCTAgctacttaggaggcagaggtaggattgtgagtttgaggccagcctaggtaaCTTAGCATGGCCtgtcaatgtaaagaaaggggaagagggaacggaaaggaaagaagagatgtCGTGAGAGTGATCGGTAAACCCGAGCACGCCGGAACGTCAGCTCTCTAAAATCACACCAACTGCAGTACCAACTGGCAGGGAGAGCATGAAGCCTTCTACTATTGGTGAGAGTACTACATGGTGCAACCACTCTcgggtcttttttaaaaattgtatgtgtgcactgcccactgaggccagaagagagcatcagaccccctgaaactggagttacagacagttgtgaaccacaaAGTAGGTGCTCGGAATTGAACGAGGGtcctcttaaccaccaagccatttctccagccccagtgtaaccactttggaaaacatGTGGGCCTCAAAATGTTAGTTACAGTTATGTCCCAGCAAtacccaaaagactgaaaatcAAGTCCACAGGCAGCTCTGATGACGTCAGCCTTCTGCTCTCCCCTGCTCACATACGCTGTGGCTGAAGGGTAAGTCAGAGGGAACCATGCCCTGGATTGTTCCAAGCAGCTCCTCTCCAACTGTGCTACAATTCAGAGTCCCAGGGCAGTCTGATGGAGGACATCAGATACTGCACCAAACACAGTAGAGAACTGACTCcaacaaattgtcctctgacccccgtATACATGTTAGATCATGTGCACagatcatacaaaataaatatttttgtggtttgccctgaagctatctgtattttgatgctgattccactgccccaaggacagctgcctagtcatgcactcaggaatcaggtgacttcaccagaacctttttcccattgaatttgtaaagtacaggtgaggggcaggtacaggatagaaggaggcctgtcattagaggagaaggaaggatgggtgggagagaagtttgaaggaaaaggaggagattagaacagaaaggagagacagaggagaggatgagaagccatggcagatgATGTTAAgactctgctctgtgtatttacaggttgttactaaTGTTCCTATAAGATCCAATtatatcagggttggggatttagctcagtgatagagcgcttgcctagcaagtgcaaggccctaagttcggtccccagctcccaaaaaaaaaaaaaagatccaattatatcttatcaattggatctaagattattgtgtagtgtgttcttttatgtgacggtttgagtgtaggaaagtgtgtggcggcccAAAGACAAcaatacatatattatttttatatttttacaacaacaaaatataatttttaaaaatgtttaaaagggggaacaatgaagaggaagaagacgaCGACTGATCAAATCAAACTTAACTGCCAAGCTCTGTAAGGACTCAGAGGAGGCCAGTAGGCTCATGAAGACTGAGCCAACATCAGCGCACTTTAGAGAGTCACAAGCAACAGGACATCACAAAGGACTTTACtaaattaaaaaacatattttcatCTCTTTCTCACTTCTTATACTCACCAGCAATTTTGAGGTGTACATGAAAATGTTTATGGGTCAGCAGGGGCTCTGGTAACTCTCCTAGAAACATCTTCAGCAGCGTGGCTACATCGTTTGAGTGAAACTCTCCTGAATCCAAATCGATGTCGGTCCCATTATTGAGAGCATCCCTCAAAAGCTGCTGTCGGACACTGTTGCCTGGTACTCTAAACAAGCCCTCTACTCGCAAGTCTGCTCAGCATGAACAggccaaagaaacaaaagagaatcaTGATTAATGTGCACAGAAGAAACATATCTTTCCCTTTAAAGACCTCCTTTCTAAAGGAGGTTTTGCAATATTTCTAGGGAAGTTTGAAACCTTTTGGGGTCCCTGAGCATCTGAAAATGACTAAGGTACCACTAGATACTGAATTTAACATAAtccatagcaaaaaaaaaaaaaagtaaggttcctcagagactctcaggatcGGAGTTCATCTATGGAAATTTGTGGTGCCTGTAAACTGTTTTCTTCAGCCAAGAATAAATGTAGTCTCTGCATTGTTGTGTGACTCAGAGAATTCTAATATATCACCCTGCAGCTGAGAGACTCTCAAAAGCTTTGTGTCATTCCCAATTAGCTGTTCCCACCCAACTAGTTCTTaaaaagaaaggtagaaagaCACACAGTTTTGGTCTGATCTGGAAGAAGCTTGTCCACGTTTCCATCTTTGAGTGTCCCCCCAGTTCCAGAGTCTGAG is part of the Rattus norvegicus strain BN/NHsdMcwi chromosome 1, GRCr8, whole genome shotgun sequence genome and harbors:
- the Arhgap19 gene encoding rho GTPase-activating protein 19 isoform X5, which encodes MEGRRRSATPTGEKGVVFGSPLTEEGIAQIYQLIEYLHKNLRVEGLFRVPGNSVRQQLLRDALNNGTDIDLDSGEFHSNDVATLLKMFLGELPEPLLTHKHFHVHLKIADLMQFDDKGNKTNIPDKERQIEALQLLFLILPPANRNLLKLLLDLLYQTAKKQDKNKMSAHNLALMFAPHVLWPKNVTANDLQENITKLNTGMAFMIKHSQKLFKAPAYIRECARLYYLGSRTQVSKDDLDLTTSCHAMSFQRARPQKQNRVDSYSQQEETQQHTEEALRELFQHVHNLPDSAKKKQLIRQFHKQSLTQTPGREPSTPRVQKRARSRSFSGLIKRKVLGSQMTSEKKNSSPAPESVAMEELKKASKENMNLFFSGSPAVTVTPMRLKWSEAKREGKKASKGSLTAGHWREAMCQPVHPGLWMYWWAVSSQLYISISGSLCGC
- the Arhgap19 gene encoding rho GTPase-activating protein 19 isoform X4, which translates into the protein MGEVDLKLPGGAGPASGFFRSLMSLKRKEKGVVFGSPLTEEGIAQIYQLIEYLHKNLRVEGLFRVPGNSVRQQLLRDALNNGTDIDLDSGEFHSNDVATLLKMFLGELPEPLLTHKHFHVHLKIADLMQFDDKGNKTNIPDKERQIEALQLLFLILPPANRNLLKLLLDLLYQTAKKQDKNKMSAHNLALMFAPHVLWPKNVTANDLQENITKLNTGMAFMIKHSQKLFKAPAYIRECARLYYLGSRTQVSKDDLDLTTSCHAMSFQRARPQKQNRVDSYSQQEETQQHTEEALRELFQHVHNLPDSAKKKQLIRQFHKQSLTQTPGREPSTPRVQKRARSRSFSGLIKRKVLGSQMTSEKKNSSPAPESVAMEELKKASKENMNLFFSGSPAVTVTPMRLKWSEAKREGKKASKGSLTAGHWREAMCQPVHPGLWMYWWAVSSQLYISISGSLCGC
- the Arhgap19 gene encoding rho GTPase-activating protein 19 isoform X3; amino-acid sequence: MAAEALNGGEAPVCDSDRSDAICNFVICNDSPLRGQPIIFNPDFFVEKLRHEKPEVFTELVVSNITRLVDLPGTELAQLMGEVDLKLPGGAGPASGFFRSLMSLKRKEKGVVFGSPLTEEGIAQIYQLIEYLHKNLRVEGLFRVPGNSVRQQLLRDALNNGTDIDLDSGEFHSNDVATLLKMFLGELPEPLLTHKHFHVHLKIADLMQFDDKGNKTNIPDKERQIEALQLLFLILPPANRNLLKLLLDLLYQTAKKQDKNKMSAHNLALMFAPHVLWPKNVTANDLQENITKLNTGMAFMIKHSQKLFKAPAYIRECARLYYLGSRTQVSKDDLDLTTSCHAMSFQRARPQKQNRVDSYSQQEETQQHTEEALRELFQHVHNLPDSAKKKQLIRQFHKQSLTQTPGREPSTPRVQKRARSRSFSGLIKRKVLGSQMTSEKKNSSPAPESVAMEELKKASKENMNLFSRCSSSLALQLSQ
- the Arhgap19 gene encoding rho GTPase-activating protein 19 isoform X2; protein product: MPHQKLSAFIDAICNFVICNDSPLRGQPIIFNPDFFVEKLRHEKPEVFTELVVSNITRLVDLPGTELAQLMGEVDLKLPGGAGPASGFFRSLMSLKRKEKGVVFGSPLTEEGIAQIYQLIEYLHKNLRVEGLFRVPGNSVRQQLLRDALNNGTDIDLDSGEFHSNDVATLLKMFLGELPEPLLTHKHFHVHLKIADLMQFDDKGNKTNIPDKERQIEALQLLFLILPPANRNLLKLLLDLLYQTAKKQDKNKMSAHNLALMFAPHVLWPKNVTANDLQENITKLNTGMAFMIKHSQKLFKAPAYIRECARLYYLGSRTQVSKDDLDLTTSCHAMSFQRARPQKQNRVDSYSQQEETQQHTEEALRELFQHVHNLPDSAKKKQLIRQFHKQSLTQTPGREPSTPRVQKRARSRSFSGLIKRKVLGSQMTSEKKNSSPAPESVAMEELKKASKENMNLFFSGSPAVTVTPMRLKWSEAKREGKKGFF